GTTCAGTTCTCCCCCAAACTCTGTCTCTTTGCCAGATCTTATTCTCCACCTCCCACATAGTCCCATTCTCCTTGCCCAGCAGGTCcctgtctccctcagctcctcaccAGCCATCAGCCCCAGTTGTGATTTGCACCCTCTGAGAAGCTAGATGTTCATGTTTCTTCAACCCCACCCCCTCGGCCCTTTTCCCCCTGGGCAGCTTCCTTCTCCATGCAACTTGGCGCCAGCCGCAGGGTTACTGAAAATACTTGAGAAAGAGCCTCCCTGCTTTCCATTCCTATGCCTTGCCCCAGCATGACCCACAGCAGAGCTGCAGTTTCAGGGGAAGTCCTGCTCAAATGAGGCTGGAATAGGCTCACTGTAAACAGAATCTTCAGGGCTTCTAGCTGTGCGATAGCAAGTCTCCACTGAGCAAGTGCCACCTGCTAGTTTtgaaaggcttataacttggcccaGTTTGTCACGGGGATGgcaaaaaggcacatccctgacacaaaggcgaCACACGTTTCAAggtcctgctccaaagcatgggggcactaAAGCTTTTAAAGGAAAAGGTCTCCCAAACAGTTTAATACGGAGGGGTGGGGAAtcaatgtatttttccccagcCTCATTCTTGGGAACAGCTCAATGTCTGGGCTGAAATTCCATCCTTCCGCCCCCCAAAAACCTATCTGAGGCAGACACCTAGCATggcaaatttcagcccaaatgattaaagtttggcaaaattataaacaactgaaaacagggtcttataatgggaagtgttagcCGACCTTAATAATGGGTGATGCTACCAGCCTCATCTGTAACAACCACCCTATAATTCATGTCGGTAATTAGATTGAATGGCCAGGTTCTCTCTCTATCCCTCCCCCAGAGTGGCCCAAAGAACCAAATCCGATTTATCCTGACATGTGATTTGGATTTTTCTTACCTGACAACCCACCAGCCATCAAGTAGCTTATGGATAACCTCTATGGTGTCTCCTTCTTTCAGTGTCAGCTCATCATCCTCAGCAGCTGTGTAGCCTTTTCTGACAACATAGAGCTCCCCTGAGCACAAAATAATAGAAACAAAGGCTTAAAGGATGCATTAGGTGTTAATATCCAAGAAAAAGCTCTTCAGTGATCCAGACCACAGCTCTGGAATGACAGAGACAACACGCAAACAATGTATCCCATTTTAAACAAGACCCAGGATGCTTTGGGACTCTAAGCTGCatagtttggatccagatctggacttccccaaagtttggggagGTTCAAGTGCTGGGGTTGGATTTGGGCCCCTCTCTAGTTTTGAGCCAATATGGCAAGACCTCCAACTTAGTTAGAAGCAGTCAACAAAAGCAGGGAGAGTCATTTAGCAATGCTGAATAGTAGTCCAGTAATTGAGCTTCCAAGGACACAATGAGGAACAAGGAAGTGCAATGCTGGTTCAAGCCGTTACAATCTTTCAAAAACCACCAAAATATGACATTAGTGCAAAGAAGCATGAGCCTACGATAACTTACCTTCTGTTGTGTGAGATATGCCTTATGGATGTGAACACTGAAggttaataaaaaaaacctgttacaTCTTTCACTAGAAAAAAGCCTTTCCAAGGGTCTTGATTCCAGACAAGGACTTGGGGGGATCCTGCCTGTATTAGCCAGTCAGTCTGGGAACTACAGAGCACCAAATCCACAACATCTCTGACCCTCTCCGGCCTCCCTCTTTCTTGAGGCTCCATACCACACCTTGCTTATGTACTAACTCGTTAATGAAATATACGTGCAACTGTCTCATAGTAGCCACCAGCAAAAATACAAAAGAGACCCTGCAACAATTCCTAGAAGTTGAACTATCATCTATAGTGTGGAGTCTCAGGTTACTGGGAGCTCCTGAGGTCAGTAGTGAGGAACCTAAACTATAAGCGTCATTGATCATGGTGCCACTGCGTGGGAATTCACACTGCACTGGCTATGCTCCTGAAGTCCAGCCCTAGCACATACTGGCTCACTGTACATTCTGAGATGGATCATCTTAGTGCAGTTTCTTCTAGGATTACTCCAGAAgcctggtcaggaacatggagaTGTCCAGCGTGGATCGATTGgtgggggtttgggttttttaccTGCATAGTTTGGATCCTGCTCTTCAGATTCATCAGGACCTTCCATAGGCTCCAGGTAAGCGGCTGGGACCCACCCACGTTTATTCTTTACCTGACAGAACCACCAGCCTGTAACAAAGCCAGCACAGCAGACTTTACCATTCACTGTAATGCCTTGTACTCAACAGGCTGCATCTCCAAAACCTGTACAAATAAAATCTCAGCGCAGGcctgtgagtgagggtgggagtcATTAACCACAtcggagagagaggggaaagagagaaacagagaggttaagggacTTCCTTGAGGTCATACACAGTCACTAGCAGGGCGGAGAAGAGAATTCAGGCCTCCTGGCCCTGTTCTTTAACTGTGGGACAACTAAACCGCAGAACCATGGGACAACCTATCTTGATATTCATCTTCAGGGGTTACTGTTGTGCCTCTCCTACCAATGAAGCATCAGCAGTATAAATGGAACTGTCCATGGCTTCCAAGCCTATAAAATTTGATAAGATTccctaaggccctgtctacatttGGAAGTTTACCAAAGTAGCTGTTCCAGAATATTCTAGAAAACATTGAAGGCAACCTAACAAAACCCAAACTCTGGATCTTTTAATTGACTACTGGACTGGTCATTAAGGAGCCTCTGTGTGGAAAGCCATAGGATGCAAAGGAGTGGAAGGGGGACAGGGAAGAGCTGTTGTAAGGATCATCGGGGTAAAGAGGCTACTGTGTACGTAAAAATAAGTCATGCATCTGCCTCTGAACACTTCACAGTGACTTGACTGTGCAGGAAGGGAAGCCCTCAGTGTTTCCCTGAGTAGCTCCTGTATGTCATGGTTTAGAAGTGGTTCTTTGTGTCAATTACCATGACAACAGGAAAGGGGAAGACCACTTTTGTTTTGTAACCATATGGACCGTAAATTTAGGAGGTTATTTCCTTGCTGGGCACCAATCCCACGAGTCATGAGGGAAGCTCAAAGGGCTTTCTAGGATTGCATCACAGCCTCACTAAGAGATGTCCCCTACCATGTGACTCCCCATTTTCCTCATTCAGGGCAGGATTGTGATCATAGAGTGCTTGCTGTCTTTACataattgtgtgtatatatatatatatatatatatatatataaatataaatataaatgctCTCAGCTTCCATACTTAGGGCACGGAATTtcttaaaacacattttgatatACAGATGCTCACTTAATTACTCCCTTATTATTATCTCTTTGTCCTGctgtagcacccaggagccccagcctgGGACAAGAGCCCTCCTGTGCTCAGtgtttgtacaaacacagaacaaaaagatggcccctgcctcaaagagcttcccGTCCACACATCGAGTACATTGCGGGTCTAAAGCACCGTGCAAGCTTTCACTAGCTCAGCCACCCCtcaggagggaggcaggggctctGATTTACAGATGCACTGGGAGGAATTCCTCCCTGCACTGTGGCTATGTTGCCATGGTTGCACCTGTATAGAGTGGCTGGAACAATTCATACAGTGGGGGAGCCGAGAGCCGTTGAACcacactgtaaaccctggatatgatggaaagcACTTCAAGCACCCCTAGTTCCATCACCTATGCACAGTGGCCACAAAACAGCCAGAAGGCTTTCCTGGGGGGGTACCTCCAGCAGAGAGGTGGGTGCAGAGATTCCCCCATCCCAGCTATCCCTGCTGCCCTAACAGCCCAAAGCAATTGGAAAGGCATGTTGCCTCCCCACTTGGCCTCTGCTGGGGGCTCAGCACTGGCGCCCACAAAACGGTCACagaatgagtcagtggcagaatcaggaaggGAACCCAAGTGTGCTTAGCGCTCAGGCCTGTTCCCAACCCATTAGGCCTCGCTACTTCTGTGAAAGCGGCTCTGCAGACCTAGAGATAGGCCCAAAACAAAATCCCTGTCTCTACAATGGGCTGAAACAACAAGCTGGATCTGAGCAGCCCTCCACAGCAATGGGCTTTACCACTTTCACTCTTCTCCACAACGTCCACCATGTCCCCAGTTTTCAGAGCCATCTCGGAGCCGGAGTTCTTCTCATAGTCTGCAATCGTTCGGTAAGTCTGCAGGATGATGGGGCCAGTAATGTCTGCAAGAGAAAAGCGGGGACAGAATTTCAGGAGCTCCTGTCATCGTTTTCCATCCAGCACAGTTCTGTTGATCGCCCGGGGAGAAGTCAGGGAAACTCCAAAGAACCTCAGTGGAAAGTCCAAAAGTTTCTCAATTCCTAAGGGGTCGCAGTTCTGGTGTTCTCACTGCCCTCGGCGGCAATGCTCTTGGAGTTCCTCTAGCAAGGATCAAGAAAAACAGCAGCAAGAACGATAACTGCACTAGGAAGACAGCCACTGCTGCTTAAGGACCCCAAATGATTGTATTCACAGCACAGTGAGCAAGCAGTAGCATTTAGCATGTTGCGTAAGTGTCCCAGAAAAGGTTTGCCCATCACAGGTTGCCATCACTCATGGCATTTGCAGAAGGGATGGGCAGCCCCACGAGCCGAGCAAGCCCCTGGCTGAAGATTTGAAACCTTACAAGTAAAGGAGAATGGATTTGACTTTCAAGGAGACCTCGCCTACCCATTCCAGTCATGCACGGGAAGCGTCTAGACTGAACATGTATTATGTACAAAAGGAGAGAGGGCAACATATCAATGCTCTGTAGGGTGCCCCAAGCTTGAAGAGAGGAACTTGGTTTCTGTTGAGTTCTATCAAGAAATAATGCGACTGCGGCATAAGGCGCCAGTCCTGCAAACAATTTAAGCACGTGTTTCAATATATCCTTACTGGGCAtgtgtgctttgctggatcagggtcgaCTGTGCGGCCGGAATGCAACCTCCAATACAATGCATTCGCCCATGTATGGTGAGAGCATGGCCTGGAGGCCCCATTGACTCCTTCCGGGTGCATGAGTCTGGCACTTAGTGCCACAGTGGGGTCTGTATTGGACCCGCTTTGGGGCTGCCATTCCCCTAGGCTGGCATGGAACCCTCCATTCACCACTCCAGGAGCAGTTTCTCAATTCACTACACCCACCCTACAAGCCGCTTCCTCAGAGATGGCCGTGCTGCTCTGTATGCAGCTGGCACCTCCTGCCCCATGGCTGAGGAtatctgccttgcagcagggccAGCCCTACTGTACCAAGGGGCAAGGAAGCTGGTGCCCTGTGCTGAACACTGTCCCACCCTGGAGATTATTCTCCCTCTGTAGATATTTTCCCACAGTGCTGATGGAACCATGTGCTCACTGTGGCTAGAACGGTTGCTTATGAGCATCAGAATAAAAACCACAACTACTTCTTACCTGCGACATTTTTCTTGGAGTCCTTTGGCACTAAATATGTCTCTGGTTTCTTGATGCTAGATAAACAAGAATGAAGTCAGTTTAATGCCAGTGGATGCTGaccctttgttttctccctgGTCCTATTAGCAACAGGGTTCCCTTCCCTCCAAACaaagagcataagaacagccatactgtatCAGACccatagtccatctagcccagtacccagtctcagacagtggccaataccagagcatcaggggagtgtacagaacagggcaatttggaAAGATCCATCCGTTttcccctcctggcttctggcagtcagaggtttagggtcgccccgagcatggggttacatccctgaccatcttggccatcATCCCTGCACCTCCAgatccagtgtagatgtacccttagaagACAGGGAAGGCCATTAGAGGGCTCACCAACTATTTAAAGAGATAGTACCCAATTCCTATGCAATACAACAATGAAAATAACCTCCTCTTTGGGCAGAGGCCAGGACTGAAATACTTCAGTCCGATAGTCACTCAATCTTTCTGAAAATTTGACCTGAAAACAGGAGTTTAGAATGGAAATGcgcaggcaaccttaactatagctgTTATTAGTGCTCTGGCTATGTAATATATTATATCATATCATATTATTTATATGTTCTAGGATGTTAGTCTCCTATTATATTAATATAAGGAATCCGATCATGTTAATCAGAACATCAGCAATTGAGTGGATGAGAATTCTTCCCATTCTCACTTGGGTAAAGACAAACATAAGGAAGTTGCATAGAAATGTGTATGTTACAAATTTAACATCAAGTTGagttagattcatagattataaagccagaagggactattgtgatcatctagtctgatccaCTGCCTAACACAGGCTGCAGAATTTCCCTGCATTAATTCCTGTTTCAACTAGAGCGGATCTCATAGAAAAATACCTAGACTGGATTTTTAAGTGGTTAAGATGCCCTGAGTTCTTGTGGAAGTGGCCATACTCACTGGCTGTCTGTGGGTGGGTTCAAGTCGTCAGGCCTGACTTTGAAGAAGTTCAGAACATGGGAGCATCGGGAAATCTTGTGTGGCAGATTCAGTAAGGTGTAGCAGTATTCAGTCAGCGTGCCTTGCCTGTTCTGTGTAGATCGCTGGCCATCAAACCATTTGGGTGCTAGAAAAGAGCAAAACCAGGGAGACTTATTTTTTGTGTCCAGCGCTTTTGGGAGAGCTGCCTCGGTAGAGGTAGAGGTCACCTTGATGCCGAATATCAACCTGAAAAAAGAGCTGAGGAGAACCCAAAAAGTTCTAATCTACAGTGACTGTTAGTCAGATGGCTTCTTGCTCCCTCCTAAGGTAACGGAGTTTGGGAGCATCTCAAAGCATCCTTAGACGCTACAGGGAACATTTTTGAAAGCAGTGGCTACTGCTGACACCAAATGGGTGCCATCCGTGCAGCTACATCCCAAGGGTGCTTTGGAAGAACATGTCCTTGGCAAACATGTTGAAAGGCCCATTGTCAATACGGAGCTAAGTTTTAAAGAAGTTCTGCTGCCGAAACACAGAGTTCCTCCTTTTGTCAAGCCGGCAGCAGAAGCCCAGCGGCAGCCAGTTGCACACCCTGGATCTAAGCAAAagctttgcagtgaagacagacagAGCAGCTTTGTGGAGAGAGTGCTAATCTGAGCAGATTACTTCCAGCCCCCACGAGGGAACGGGCTGACGAAGAGCGCTGTACAGACCACAAGAGGAAGACCCCATGTTAGCGCTGTGGAGCTCTAATGTAATCCCCACAGCCCATCACCGGGGTAAGCCCACCTCAATTTAGATTAGCCTTTGTTCTAAATGGTCCTGATTCATTTATATGAGGCGGAGAGATCCCCTCTCTCTTCAATTATCGCAGCGCAGGCTGAAGCTTTATAAACACAGTCCTGGAGAAGGAAAAATATTGACCACCGCCTCTGAGCCACATCGTTATATCAACCTTACCTCCACCCCCTGTAGGCAGTGCTAGGTGGAGGCGGAGTAACCACGCCcaggggagaagctctcccatcagtgtaggagCATCTTCCTTTAAGCACtccagtggcgcagctgcatcagtgccgACGCAGCGTTTTAAGCGGTGACCTACCCTAAGTAACGTGCCTAACGTCACCCGGGAAGAATGCGGCCGAACAGAGACGTGACCCTGGGTCTCCCCAACCCCAGtcgagtgccctaaccactggcccatAACACTTCTGAATTCCGAACAACTTCCCTATGCAGCAGGACCGTGCTATTACCACCGTTTGGCAGGCAGAgatctgagacacagagaggctacGGGGAGGTCCAGCCTTAGAACactacagcaatgcagctgcagtgTTAGACACACCTACGCTGACGGAAGGGGCTCTCCTGTCAGCAtcggtaatccacctccctgagaggcggtcgCCTGATCAACGTAAGAATTCTTCCGTCCATCTTGCACTGTTTTCACCCAAGGTTAGTATagttacatagaatcatagaatctcagggttggaagggacctcaggaggtcatctagtccaaccccctgctcaaagcaggaccaatctccaatttttgccccagatccctaaatggccccctcaaggattgaactcacaaccctgggtttagcaggccaatgctcaaaccactaagctatccctccccccatcttgcgggggtgtggatttttcacacccacaAGAGACCTACCAATACCAATGTAagctcccagtgtagaccaggcctgggtAACTCTAAGTtcacactggaagtctgtagcagagcaggggacTGAACCCGGGTGTTCCAAGTCCCAGGTAGTGCTCTAAGTAGGGTCATCCTTCGTCTCGCTTCCACGCACCGTTGAATTGCCATGTGTCGCTAGCAGCAGTGATCATGCCTCAGACTTAGCGATGGGAGATGCCCTGTTAAGAGGAGCCCTACACCTATTGAACAGAAGCCTACAGCTCTCGGATTTAATAATCCAATTTAATCaattggagggggaaaaaacctcctCAAACCAGAAGATGACCAGGAGTGGACAGGTCAGGCTGAACTATAATTCGTTGTTACATAATTATGTTGCTTACAGACTGTTCACACAGGATGGGGGAAAGGTGGGGCTTGCGGGGAGAGAAAGAGATAGGAGCATGTGCATTAATTCTTTAACTCTGCAGTAGGAAGAcaggcagcagggaggctgggctAAGTTCTTGGCAGAAGCTAGCAAGAGAATAAACGAACTGTGGAGATAATACAAGGAAATTAATCTTCCTGAAATTTTGACTCACCTCACCCAGCATGTTTGCGTTAGGTAATGAAATGATCAGTACATTGTCTTGAGCGCTCTGAAGAATACAGGTGCATGCATAAGTTACAATCCAGTGCAACCACTAACTTCACCCATTAAGAAGGGAAATTCTTTCAGTTCCTCAAATCATTATTACTATGTGCTCTTTCTGGAGCACACCCATGTGCCTTTAGGCAAATCAGCACTGTAAATATACTGGTGGTTACTGCGTTCAGGTGGCAGGCAGAGAAGAATGAATCTCAGCACTGTTACGGAGGGGTGCAGTTTGCATTTTGATTCATTCTTTCCAGGGAAATGAAGGTCTATCTTGATGTAGATCTTTTGAAGGTCACCTCAGTACCATGCTGTCAAATGTTATGGGAACCTGTAGTTTATTTGTGTAGGTGGAAGCCAAGAAAATTCCCTTCTAACCTGTAGGGTTCCCACCCATCAGCATGTATTTACTCCTAGCCAGAGACTGTATTTCCTTCCCGCACTCTATGGGCCACACGGCCAAAGAGCTTTGCTACCACATAGGCACCTaaatggtcagattttcagatgtgctcagTACCTAGCCGCTCCCATCGTTCTCAGCTATACTAGTAACTTCATGCCTATCCTGGCACAGACAACACGGCAGGCTTCAAGCTCTCTGGGTCAGGCTTATATTCATTTGGTGTCTTGTGCAACATATGGCACATTAAAGACAGCACATTGCTGTGGCAATTGTAATTCTCCAGCGAGTCCTTTAAATCTTATAATGGAGAGTGGTTTCCTGCTGTTTATTCTGCACCTATACAGGCCATATGTAAGACAACAGGGCAGAGCTGCAGCCGTGGCTTCCCAACATACTATTAACTATTTCTTAATGAAGatttttgtctgtttctttaGTTTATTGAGAAAAGTGGAACAACGATTTTTTCCTGCTCGTGTTGCTCAGAAAGGTCTGAAGGGATTTCATTAATAATTTCAGCGACTCCTGTGTTTCACCAGTACTGCTATCAGTGTTACAAGCAGCTCTCCTGGCTATGCTGGTGGATCTTACAACTTCCTCAAATGTACAGATGTTGTTTCTGGGGCCTTTCAGCAAAACCAAGACACAGCCGCTACAGTCTGACCAGAGCAACAACTTTGCAACAGAGCCAAGAATTTTCATGCACCAGGACAGGAGGCAGACAAACATACCACTTCATCTTTCCCTTTACGATCACCACCTTTCACTGCTAAATCCAACTGACCCGATGTTGGGTGTTCCTCATATCTAAGGGATTTCTTCATTAAAAATAGAGCAACAAATGCTGACAGAGAAATATGACCCCACCCACCACAGCTATTACAGTAACTAATGTCAGCAAAGTGAAATCTTCTTTGAGAAACTACTCGTGTGTAAAATTCCTTATGAGGACAGGGGAAAGTACATTGGGGGCATTCCCCAACCAATGGCACTTAGTAGGTTTGCATTTACCCAAAGGTTACTCAGATCAGCGATAGGAACTAATGCCAAATCCAGCTCCCAGTAAAGTCCATGGGCAAATACCTCTTGATTTCTGTGTAAGCTTGATTGAGTTCTAAATCCTGCTCCACTTATTCACTCAGGTAATCCCAAGGAAGTATTATTAACGGCTATTTCTGTGCATGCATTGCCTCAGAAGCATTCATAAATTATTCCTCATAATCACTCTGAGGGAGATAGGTAgcattatccccgttttacagtgaaggggaaactgaggcacacagagaggtGCAATGACTTGCTGAAAACTGGGAacggaacccagatctcctgactcccactgcCTTAACAAGTAACCATGAGAGCTGGAAAGCTTTCTGCCTGCCAAGGATGGTGCTTAGGCTGACATGAGTCTTTACAGCAGTCGCTCATCTCATCCCTAAATTGCAAGAGGGAGAAGTGGCTGGGACGGAAAATGAGTGTACATTAATGGGAAGCAGTTACACCACTTTCCCTGCATCTGCCAGAAGTGGATAGGCTATAGGCGGTTACTGATTTGTGATCTGAAACCATATGTGAAGTGACTGTTTTATTTACAGTAATTtcgtgtttgttttaaacagaagCCTGTCAGTTCACCTAAAAGCACCTCCCGATTCTGCTAAAATGCCTCTAAAAGCACTGGGACACTTTGCAGCTGTATTGTGTTTTTCTAGAGTTGATCACCTACACTTCAGGAAATACACAACAAGCCACCTGCGGTGGGTGTTCATTTAGTCACATCTTCCTCCAGTGGAGAGTTCCAGTTACTACAACAGTCTGCTACTTACACCTAATGGAGTTACTGTATacttttaatgacaggtttcaaagtagcagccgtgttggtctgtatccgcaaaaagaaaaggagtactcgtggcaccttagagactaaccaatttatttgagcataagcttttgtgagctacatgcatccgatgaagtgagctgtagctcatgaaagctcatgctcaaataaattggttagtctccaaggtgccactagtactctttcTTTGTGTGTATACTTTTAAAGGTCTCAGGTCCCATCCCCACTGAAGACCCTGGTGTCTGTGTGTATGCAGATATATTACAGAGGGGCTGCCGTCCCTTTTCATTCCAGCTTCCTGCTTTGAAGAGAGTGGCTGCTCTATACATCTACTTACCTGGTAAGTGAGGGATGATCCTGTTCTCAATGTTGATGTCCCCAGATTCAATGGGAAACATTTCCTTCA
This DNA window, taken from Lepidochelys kempii isolate rLepKem1 chromosome 17, rLepKem1.hap2, whole genome shotgun sequence, encodes the following:
- the NCF1 gene encoding neutrophil cytosol factor 1 isoform X1, yielding MADTYIRHIELLGFEKRFFPSQHYVYMFLVKWQDLTEKLVYRKFTEIYEFHKSLKEMFPIESGDINIENRIIPHLPAPKWFDGQRSTQNRQGTLTEYCYTLLNLPHKISRCSHVLNFFKVRPDDLNPPTDSHIKKPETYLVPKDSKKNVADITGPIILQTYRTIADYEKNSGSEMALKTGDMVDVVEKSESGWWFCQVKNKRGWVPAAYLEPMEGPDESEEQDPNYAGELYVVRKGYTAAEDDELTLKEGDTIEVIHKLLDGWWVVRKEEITGYYPSMYLQKSGEENNPVKNTLRNKGAPPRRSTIRNVKSIHNQIRKHISQETYRRNSMKYRKMKMQSNLQNKSNMIREKNEMVENVSKAQPAVPPRPSKDLIMNRCTESTKNKIK
- the NCF1 gene encoding neutrophil cytosol factor 1 isoform X2, whose protein sequence is MFLVKWQDLTEKLVYRKFTEIYEFHKSLKEMFPIESGDINIENRIIPHLPAPKWFDGQRSTQNRQGTLTEYCYTLLNLPHKISRCSHVLNFFKVRPDDLNPPTDSHIKKPETYLVPKDSKKNVADITGPIILQTYRTIADYEKNSGSEMALKTGDMVDVVEKSESGWWFCQVKNKRGWVPAAYLEPMEGPDESEEQDPNYAGELYVVRKGYTAAEDDELTLKEGDTIEVIHKLLDGWWVVRKEEITGYYPSMYLQKSGEENNPVKNTLRNKGAPPRRSTIRNVKSIHNQIRKHISQETYRRNSMKYRKMKMQSNLQNKSNMIREKNEMVENVSKAQPAVPPRPSKDLIMNRCTESTKNKIK